In uncultured Bacteroides sp., one genomic interval encodes:
- a CDS encoding pyridoxal phosphate-dependent aminotransferase codes for MKKTPIDCKFVDEAINEMHIADLSKATIREVKAIAAKAEALSGIEYIKMEMGVPGLPPSAVGVKAEIEALQNGVASLYPDINGLPELKQEASRFVKAFIDVDINPEGCVPVTGSMQGTYASFMVCSQCDEKKNTILFIDPGFPVQKQQLSVMGEKYETFDVYNYRGEKLRPKLESYLSQGNISAIIYSNPNNPSWVCLKEEELKVIGELATQYDIIVLEDLAYFAMDFRTNLSIPYQAPYQPTVAHYTDNYILLISGSKAFSYAGQRIGVSCISNSLYNRVYPGFAKRFGNVSFGSAFIHRVLYALSSGVSHSAQYAMAAMLKAANEGKYNFLKDVSIYGERARKLKEIFLRHGFHIVYDKDLDEPVADGFYFTIGYPGITGGQLMRELMYYGVSAISLDTTGSNQEGLRACTSFIKDHQYDQLEERMQLFEINNPII; via the coding sequence ATGAAAAAGACTCCTATCGATTGTAAATTCGTTGATGAAGCAATCAATGAAATGCATATCGCCGATTTATCAAAAGCTACAATTCGTGAAGTAAAAGCTATTGCCGCAAAAGCCGAAGCGCTTTCGGGCATAGAATATATAAAAATGGAAATGGGAGTTCCCGGCCTTCCTCCTTCTGCTGTAGGAGTAAAAGCAGAAATTGAAGCTTTGCAGAATGGTGTTGCCAGCCTGTATCCCGACATAAACGGGCTACCTGAATTAAAGCAAGAGGCTTCTAGATTTGTGAAGGCCTTTATTGATGTAGATATCAATCCTGAAGGTTGTGTTCCTGTTACAGGATCCATGCAGGGGACTTATGCATCATTTATGGTATGCAGCCAATGTGACGAGAAAAAAAATACGATTCTGTTTATTGATCCGGGATTTCCTGTACAGAAACAACAGCTTTCTGTTATGGGAGAGAAATATGAAACATTTGATGTTTACAACTATCGTGGAGAGAAACTACGTCCAAAATTAGAAAGCTATCTTAGCCAGGGGAATATTTCGGCTATAATTTATTCCAATCCTAATAACCCAAGCTGGGTATGCCTAAAAGAGGAAGAACTAAAAGTTATTGGCGAGTTGGCTACTCAATATGATATTATCGTTCTGGAAGACTTAGCTTATTTTGCCATGGATTTCCGCACCAACCTGAGTATTCCTTACCAGGCTCCATACCAACCAACAGTTGCGCATTACACCGACAATTACATCTTATTAATTTCTGGATCTAAAGCATTTAGTTATGCCGGTCAGCGCATTGGAGTGAGCTGTATTTCTAATTCATTGTACAACCGAGTTTATCCGGGATTTGCAAAACGATTTGGAAATGTATCCTTTGGTAGTGCATTTATACACCGTGTTCTCTATGCGCTTTCTTCCGGAGTTAGCCACTCTGCTCAATACGCAATGGCTGCTATGCTGAAAGCTGCCAATGAAGGGAAATACAACTTCCTGAAAGATGTTAGTATTTACGGAGAACGTGCCCGCAAGCTTAAAGAAATTTTCCTTCGTCATGGTTTTCATATTGTATATGACAAAGATCTTGACGAACCGGTAGCTGACGGTTTCTATTTTACAATCGGCTATCCGGGAATAACAGGAGGACAATTAATGAGAGAGTTGATGTACTACGGGGTCAGCGCTATATCACTTGATACTACCGGAAGTAATCAGGAAGGACTTAGAGCCTGTACTTCTTTTATAAAAGATCACCAGTACGATCAGTTGGAAGAAAGAATGCAATTATTTGAAATAAATAATCCGATTATTTAA
- a CDS encoding glycosyl hydrolase 115 family protein, producing the protein MKIRKFWTVYCLINLFFLQQLLAADSFVTYNGNGFSWIQNGKAYPILVDQQEYKGVLRAVSNLQSDANKVTGVMPEISNSASGSKMLIIGSVENSSWIKKLLKSGKINSADLVGKREKYILQTVKQPFEGVDEAVVIAGSDKRGTIYGIYELSNQMGVSPWYYWADVPVEKHDKICIKEGRYTDGEPAVKFRGIFLNDEAPSLSGWSHDTFGGFNSKFYEKVFELLLRLKGNFMWPAMWGNAFYDDDKQNGPLADEMGIVMGTSHHEPMGLAQQDWKRRGTGAWNYNTNSTVLRDFWKKGIERCKKWESVITVGMRGDGDEPMSEGANISLLQNIVKDQRNIIESVTGRKASETPQVWALYKEVQDYYDKGMRVPDDVTLLLCDDNWGNVRKLPNLKAKTRKGGYGMYYHVDYVGAPRNSKWLNITQIQRTWEQMNMAYEYGVKNLWIVNVGDLKPMEYPITFFLDMAWNPAQFNENNLLSHTERFCEKQFGPKYAKEAARLIDTYTKYNRRVTPESLNDKTYSFNNYDEWKRVKDDYEGLSLDALKLYYLMPENYRDAFDQLVLFPIQACANLYDMYYALAKNRDLAAKNDVEANKWAFKVRDCFDRDSVLTYHYNKVMSNGKWNHFMDQTHIGYKSWNDPRYNIMPQVTMVPEPRIAIPYIFIENGGYVSMEAEHYTRSANGSTAKWITIPNLGRTLSGVTTSPCTVNPDKDMYLEYDFKTDKSGDATVYLRFSATLNFNDNKGLRYAVSLDGDQEQIVNINGHYKGELGKWQAEHVIVTNTLHHVDKKEKHTLRIRPLDPALVLQKVMIDFGGLKPSFLGAPESLIK; encoded by the coding sequence ATGAAAATAAGAAAGTTCTGGACTGTTTATTGTTTGATTAATTTGTTCTTCCTGCAGCAATTATTAGCCGCCGATAGTTTTGTAACTTATAATGGTAATGGATTTTCCTGGATACAAAACGGGAAAGCATATCCAATATTAGTGGATCAACAGGAATATAAAGGTGTTTTGCGTGCAGTGTCTAATTTACAATCGGATGCAAATAAAGTAACAGGAGTGATGCCTGAAATATCTAATTCAGCATCTGGAAGTAAAATGCTGATTATTGGTTCAGTTGAAAATAGTAGCTGGATAAAGAAATTGCTAAAGTCAGGAAAGATAAATTCTGCTGATTTAGTTGGAAAGCGTGAGAAATATATTCTTCAAACTGTGAAACAACCATTTGAAGGCGTAGATGAAGCTGTTGTTATAGCAGGAAGTGATAAACGTGGTACTATTTATGGTATTTATGAGCTCTCCAATCAAATGGGAGTTTCGCCATGGTATTATTGGGCGGATGTTCCGGTTGAAAAGCATGATAAAATTTGCATTAAGGAGGGACGTTATACAGATGGTGAGCCTGCCGTGAAATTCCGTGGAATATTCTTAAACGATGAAGCTCCGTCATTAAGTGGTTGGTCGCATGATACTTTTGGCGGATTCAATAGTAAGTTTTATGAAAAGGTCTTTGAGCTGCTTTTGCGCTTGAAAGGTAATTTTATGTGGCCTGCCATGTGGGGAAATGCATTTTATGATGACGATAAGCAAAATGGTCCATTAGCAGACGAGATGGGTATTGTAATGGGTACTTCTCATCATGAACCTATGGGATTAGCACAACAGGATTGGAAACGTAGGGGAACGGGCGCATGGAATTATAATACAAATAGTACTGTGCTGCGTGATTTCTGGAAAAAAGGTATAGAACGTTGCAAAAAATGGGAATCAGTGATCACCGTTGGTATGCGTGGTGATGGTGATGAACCCATGAGTGAAGGTGCTAATATTTCATTATTACAGAATATAGTTAAAGATCAACGCAATATTATTGAATCTGTTACTGGTAGAAAAGCATCAGAAACACCTCAGGTTTGGGCGCTTTATAAAGAGGTACAGGATTATTATGATAAAGGAATGAGAGTTCCTGATGATGTTACTTTATTGCTCTGTGATGATAACTGGGGTAATGTGCGAAAGCTTCCAAACTTAAAAGCAAAAACTCGTAAGGGCGGTTATGGAATGTATTATCATGTTGATTATGTTGGTGCACCAAGAAATTCAAAATGGCTTAATATCACTCAGATACAACGTACATGGGAGCAAATGAATATGGCTTATGAATATGGTGTAAAGAATTTATGGATAGTAAATGTTGGCGATTTGAAACCAATGGAGTATCCTATTACTTTCTTTTTAGATATGGCCTGGAATCCGGCGCAGTTTAATGAAAACAATTTATTGTCTCATACGGAAAGATTCTGCGAAAAGCAGTTTGGCCCGAAGTATGCAAAAGAAGCAGCGCGCCTTATTGATACTTATACCAAATATAATCGTAGGGTAACTCCGGAATCATTGAATGATAAGACTTATAGTTTTAATAATTATGACGAATGGAAGCGTGTGAAAGATGATTATGAAGGGTTAAGTCTGGATGCATTGAAACTGTATTATCTGATGCCGGAGAATTATCGGGATGCATTTGATCAGTTAGTGCTTTTCCCAATTCAGGCATGTGCCAATCTTTATGATATGTACTATGCTTTGGCAAAGAATAGGGATTTGGCTGCAAAGAATGATGTAGAAGCTAACAAATGGGCTTTCAAAGTACGTGATTGCTTTGATCGCGATTCTGTTTTGACTTATCATTATAATAAAGTGATGAGTAATGGTAAATGGAATCATTTTATGGATCAAACACATATTGGTTATAAATCATGGAATGATCCGAGATACAATATTATGCCTCAGGTAACTATGGTGCCGGAACCTCGCATTGCTATTCCTTATATATTTATTGAGAATGGTGGTTATGTTTCTATGGAAGCAGAGCATTATACTCGTTCAGCTAATGGTTCAACAGCTAAATGGATTACAATTCCAAATTTGGGACGTACTTTGTCTGGAGTTACAACATCTCCTTGCACCGTAAATCCTGATAAAGATATGTATTTGGAGTATGACTTTAAAACGGATAAAAGTGGTGATGCAACAGTTTATCTACGCTTTTCTGCAACTTTGAACTTTAATGATAATAAGGGTTTGAGGTACGCAGTCAGTCTGGATGGAGATCAAGAACAAATAGTAAATATCAATGGACATTACAAAGGCGAACTTGGTAAATGGCAGGCAGAACATGTTATTGTGACAAACACTCTTCACCACGTAGATAAAAAAGAAAAGCATACATTGAGAATTCGTCCGTTAGATCCAGCTTTAGTCTTGCAAAAAGTAATGATCGATTTTGGAGGTCTGAAACCTTCATTCCTGGGGGCGCCTGAGAGCTTAATTAAATAA
- a CDS encoding sialate O-acetylesterase produces the protein MNNSKFRLILLALLTCSFSVWTEAKVKLPAIFSDGMVLQREQPIKVWGTADAGENVEITFKKKKYSTKADENGKWLVVLPSIKAGGPYEMNVNDLCIKDILIGDVWLCSGQSNMELTAARVTDMFRKEIESYSNPMIRYVKTPYGNDLHGPKDDISRMDWKALTTENAPSFSALAYFFAKEMYNETKVPVGIVNSSWGGSSVEAWMSEDALQAFPKKLRERDIFNSDEYRALANKCNGMMSDLWNTTLYKNDKGLHAPVCWYKSELDDSDWKTVDIFSSDWAINGGNLLNGAHWFRQHVSLTKEQASKDVVLRLGCISDADSVFVNGTFVGTTAYQYPPRIYKIPASLLQAGDNTITVRLISYGGLPGFVKDKLYCMAIDGDTINLSNQWKYKLGCELPSKNGGVSFQNIPTGMYNSMISPLRNLTFKGALWYQGETNTGKPDEYEALLTAMINDWRTKLGNEDLPFFIVQLANFMQTHPQPVESGWAGLREAQRQVSLKVPNTSLAVAIDLGEWNDIHPLNKKELARRISLLTKKMVYGHNDVVCNGPICKSMAVENGKIILSFEEGTNNLMPVDHLKGFAVAGEDGRFKWAEAVIENNKIIVWNNEILRPVKVRYAWDDNPQGVNLKNNAGLPASPFQMTLEK, from the coding sequence ATGAATAATAGTAAATTCAGATTAATTTTATTGGCATTATTGACTTGTAGCTTTTCAGTGTGGACTGAAGCAAAAGTAAAATTACCGGCTATTTTTTCAGATGGAATGGTACTTCAACGTGAACAGCCCATTAAGGTATGGGGAACAGCCGATGCCGGAGAGAATGTGGAAATAACATTCAAGAAAAAGAAGTATAGTACTAAAGCAGATGAAAACGGTAAATGGCTGGTTGTTCTTCCATCAATAAAAGCTGGTGGACCTTATGAAATGAATGTGAATGACCTTTGCATAAAGGATATATTAATTGGTGATGTATGGTTGTGTTCGGGGCAATCGAATATGGAATTGACGGCTGCCAGAGTTACTGATATGTTCCGCAAAGAGATAGAGAGTTATTCAAATCCAATGATTCGTTATGTAAAAACACCCTACGGCAATGATTTGCATGGGCCTAAAGATGATATTTCAAGAATGGACTGGAAAGCTCTGACAACAGAAAATGCTCCGTCTTTTTCAGCGTTGGCCTACTTCTTTGCAAAAGAGATGTATAATGAAACAAAAGTTCCTGTTGGTATTGTGAACTCCAGTTGGGGAGGAAGCTCTGTTGAAGCTTGGATGAGTGAAGATGCGTTGCAGGCTTTTCCGAAAAAATTGCGTGAACGAGATATTTTCAATTCAGATGAATATCGGGCATTAGCGAATAAATGTAATGGAATGATGTCTGATCTCTGGAATACCACTTTATATAAAAATGATAAAGGACTACATGCACCTGTTTGTTGGTACAAGTCCGAGTTGGACGATTCTGATTGGAAAACGGTAGATATCTTTTCTTCAGATTGGGCAATCAATGGTGGTAATCTATTAAACGGGGCACATTGGTTCCGCCAGCATGTTAGTCTTACCAAAGAACAAGCAAGTAAGGATGTTGTGTTACGCCTTGGATGTATAAGCGATGCCGACTCAGTATTTGTAAATGGAACATTTGTAGGTACAACAGCTTATCAATACCCACCTCGTATTTATAAAATTCCGGCTTCATTATTACAGGCTGGTGATAATACGATTACAGTTCGCTTAATTAGTTATGGCGGACTCCCGGGATTCGTTAAAGACAAACTTTATTGTATGGCCATTGATGGAGATACAATAAATCTTTCCAACCAATGGAAATATAAGTTAGGTTGTGAACTACCTTCTAAAAATGGAGGAGTTTCCTTTCAGAATATTCCAACCGGAATGTACAACTCAATGATATCCCCTTTGAGGAATCTTACTTTTAAAGGGGCTTTGTGGTATCAGGGTGAAACGAATACAGGCAAGCCGGACGAATATGAAGCTTTGTTGACTGCGATGATAAATGATTGGCGAACCAAATTAGGCAATGAGGATTTACCCTTTTTTATCGTACAGCTAGCTAATTTTATGCAAACACATCCTCAACCAGTAGAAAGTGGTTGGGCTGGTCTGCGTGAAGCTCAGCGACAAGTTTCTTTAAAAGTTCCCAATACTTCTTTGGCTGTAGCTATTGACTTGGGTGAGTGGAACGATATTCATCCATTGAATAAGAAGGAGCTGGCAAGGCGCATATCTTTATTGACGAAAAAAATGGTTTATGGCCATAATGATGTAGTTTGTAATGGACCTATCTGTAAATCAATGGCAGTAGAAAATGGAAAAATAATCCTTTCTTTCGAAGAAGGTACAAATAACCTGATGCCGGTTGATCATTTAAAAGGTTTTGCAGTAGCAGGTGAAGATGGACGTTTTAAATGGGCTGAAGCTGTCATAGAAAATAATAAAATTATAGTTTGGAATAATGAGATTTTACGACCGGTAAAAGTACGCTATGCATGGGATGATAATCCTCAGGGAGTAAATCTGAAGAATAACGCAGGTCTTCCCGCTTCTCCATTTCAAATGACATTAGAGAAATGA